A window of the Brassica oleracea var. oleracea cultivar TO1000 chromosome C1, BOL, whole genome shotgun sequence genome harbors these coding sequences:
- the LOC106301644 gene encoding uncharacterized protein LOC106301644 yields MAMMKMPNEYAKLEKEDPSEMIHRRAQFLIQKILQRADTEKLRRQRKRSILIRTSSFRVVGMRVKIGKKLRKLRKSCVMANKYSDLMPRFLKSLRRYFLCSSSRNVSDLPPLFAIHV; encoded by the coding sequence ATGGCGATGATGAAGATGCCAAACGAATACGCAAAGCTAGAGAAAGAAGATCCTAGTGAGATGATCCACAGGAGAGCTCAGTTTCTGATCCAAAAGATTCTCCAACGAGCCGACACAGAGAAATTAAGACGGCAACGGAAGAGAAGTATATTGATCAGAACGTCTTCGTTTAGAGTGGTGGGAATGAGAGTAAAGATTGGTAAGAAGCTTAGGAAGCTACGGAAGAGTTGTGTAATGGCGAATAAATATAGTGATCTTATGCCACGTTTCCTTAAATCTCTTAGGCGTTATTTCTTATGTTCATCTTCTCGGAACGTCTCTGATCTTCCTCCTCTCTTTGCCATCCACGTTTGA